The following coding sequences lie in one Rutidosis leptorrhynchoides isolate AG116_Rl617_1_P2 chromosome 4, CSIRO_AGI_Rlap_v1, whole genome shotgun sequence genomic window:
- the LOC139842215 gene encoding putative receptor-like protein kinase At1g72540, with protein MLFTEVEMLINCKHRNIVTLYGFCVDYWKYLVIEHAPNGFLNEHLEKVKDNLINLNWVKRLKICLDVANGLKYLHHEMENQNMIINCSMTSSSIGLDKDWGAKIYSFKNSMLLSPNQDADVFKFKRIDETVYTDPQFKKNRMVRRGTDVYSFGVVLFELLCGRLADDPIYVKEDYDRGLAYVAQRRFNEKTIMELIDPIIKEGSGDYKFTLSRGANKDSLETFIRIAYKCLAETADQRPTMIVVVEELQKALLFQENSENDLRISLDIIKKATRNFHVGNWIGKGGFGNVYRGKLHKGDGFDTIVAKRLDKKGGQGEQQFRNELQILFNYKHDNVIRLVGYCDEDDEKVIVYEFAARGSLDRYLNDTSLTWIKRLNICIDVATALEFLHGGVATQASVIHRDIKTENILLNDEWKAKLADYGISMISAINQKAEYIIANACGTEGYVDPLYRKSGFLTMESDIYSFGVVLFEILCGRSTFWFYKYEGQFLPSFIKQRFEEGKHKEVVFEAIKAQIVPKGLSTFQTIAHRCLNDDRENRPTTKEVLEQLKKTLEFQISKTSNFHYKEYLQDTSNKLAKISNLTSNRKEQTKQRNGKPITTYN; from the exons ATGTTATTCACTGAAGTTGAAATGCTTATTAACTGTAAGCATCGGAACATAGTCACTCTATATGGATTTTGTGTTGATTACTGGAAGTACCTTGTCATTGAGCATGCTCCTAATGGATTTCTTAATGAACATCTTGAGAAAGTCAAAGACAACCTGATTAATCTTAATTGGGTTAAGCGTTTGAAAATTTGCCTTGATGTTGCAAATGGATTGAAATATCTTCACCATGAAATGGAAAATCAAAACATGATAATAAACTGTTCTATGACAAGCAGCAGCATTGGCTTGGACAAGGACTGGGGGGCGAAGATTTATTCTTTTAAGAACTCAATGCTCCTGTCTCCGAATCAAGATGCGGATGTTTTCAAATTCAAAAGGATTGATGAAACTGTATACACTGATCCACAGTTTAAGAAGAATCGTATGGTTAGAAGAGGAACAGATGTATATAGTTTTGGCGTAGTTTTGTTTGAACTTCTTTGTGGGAGGTTAGCCGATGACCCAATTTACGTTAAAGAAGATTACGACAGAGGGCTTGCATATGTGGCACAACGACGTTTTAATGAGAAAACGATAATGGAATTGATAGATCCGATCATCAAGGAAGGAagtggtgattacaagtttaccctAAGTAGAGGAGCAAATAAGGATTCTTTGGAAACATTTATACGCATTGCATATAAATGTTTGGCAGAAACTGCGGACCAACGTCCAACGATGATAGTGGTGGTCGAGGAGCTTCAGAAAGCCTTACTATTTCAA GAAAATAGTGAGAATGATCTCAGAatttcacttgatatcataaaaaagGCGACACGAAACTTCCATGTTGGCAATTGGATTGGAAAAGGAGGCTTTGGGAACGTTTATAGAGGAAAACTTCATAAAGGTGATGGATTCGATACCATTGTTGCAAAGCGATTGGATAAAAAAGGTGGTCAAGGGGAACAACAATTTCGGAATGAACTCCAAATTCTTTTTAATTATAAGCATGATAATGTCATCCGTCTTGTTGGCTattgtgatgaagatgatgaaaaagtCATCGTTTATGAGTTCGCGGCGAGAGGAAGCCTTGATAGGTACTTGAATGATACTAGTCTTACTTGGATTAAACGGCTTAACATATGCATTGATGTTGCAACCGCATTGGAATTCCTTCATGGAGGAGTTGCAACACAGGCATCGGTAATACATAGAGACATCAAAACTGAAAACATTCTATTGAATGATGAGTGGAAAGCGAAATTAGCTGATTATGGGATTTCGATGATTAGTGCAATAAATCAGAAAGCGGAATATATCATCGCTAATGCGTGCGGCACAGAGGGCTACGTGGACCCACTTTATAGAAAATCTGGCTTCTTAACCATGGAATCCGATATTTATTCTTTCGGTGTTGTTTTATTTGAGATTTTGTGTGGAAGATCAACATTTTGGTTCTACAAATATGAAGGTCAGTTTCTGCCTAGTTTCATTAAACAAAGATTCGAAGAAGGAAAACATAAGGAGGTGGTTTTTGAGGCTATAAAGGCCCAAATTGTGCCGAAGGGTCTTAGTACATTTCAAACAATTGCCCACCGGTGCTTGAATGACGATAGAGAAAATCGACCGACAACTAAAGAAGTTCTGGAACAACTTAAGAAGACATTGGAATTCCAA ATTTCAAAAA caagcaacTTTCATTATAAGGAATATTTACAAGATACAAGTAATAAGCTAGCCAAGATTAGCAACCTGACTAGTAACCGAAAGGAACAAACAAAACAGAGAAATGGAAAGCCTATTACAACCTACAATTAA